The following are encoded in a window of Haloarcula halophila genomic DNA:
- the surE gene encoding 5'/3'-nucleotidase SurE yields the protein MAEPQVLLTNDDGIDAPGLASVYEELSAVAEVTVVAPSENQSGVGRTRSHRTVRESHPWGYALAGTPADCVAYGLRGLETEFDLVVSGCNHGPNAGNYLVGRSGTVGACIEAAFLGTPGVAVSAYHGEDFFVSPPASYDFDRPARVTREVVVRALSAAAFDSADILNVNVPVDVADPPMRLTDPHHDYDLVVDHEPAADAEDGDASAAVGADGDTGDIALRDVVWPETVGWENPFGTDAALDERYPVGSDRRALVDGEISVSPLSVPVSEVSDPTLDELVAGFNENEAARRAGGN from the coding sequence ATGGCCGAGCCACAGGTCCTACTGACCAACGACGACGGCATCGACGCGCCCGGACTGGCGAGCGTCTACGAGGAACTGTCTGCGGTCGCCGAGGTCACGGTCGTCGCGCCGAGCGAGAACCAGAGCGGCGTCGGACGGACCCGCAGCCACCGGACTGTCCGGGAGTCACACCCCTGGGGGTACGCCCTGGCCGGGACGCCCGCAGACTGTGTCGCCTACGGGCTCCGCGGGCTAGAGACCGAGTTCGATCTGGTCGTCTCGGGCTGTAACCACGGCCCGAACGCCGGCAACTACCTCGTCGGGCGCTCGGGGACCGTCGGCGCTTGCATCGAGGCGGCATTCCTCGGAACGCCGGGGGTCGCCGTCTCGGCGTACCACGGCGAGGACTTCTTCGTCTCTCCGCCGGCGTCCTACGACTTCGACCGGCCGGCCCGGGTCACCCGCGAGGTCGTCGTGCGCGCGCTCTCGGCGGCCGCCTTCGACAGCGCGGACATCCTCAACGTCAACGTCCCCGTCGACGTGGCCGACCCGCCGATGCGCCTGACCGATCCCCACCACGACTACGATCTGGTCGTCGATCACGAACCGGCCGCGGACGCCGAAGACGGCGATGCGTCGGCGGCCGTCGGAGCCGACGGCGATACGGGCGACATCGCGCTGCGGGACGTGGTCTGGCCCGAGACCGTGGGCTGGGAGAACCCCTTCGGAACCGACGCCGCTCTCGACGAGCGCTACCCCGTCGGGAGCGACCGCCGGGCGCTCGTCGACGGCGAGATCAGCGTCTCGCCGCTGTCGGTCCCCGTCTCGGAGGTCTCGGACCCGACGCTCGACGAACTGGTCGCCGGGTTCAACGAGAACGAGGCCGCCCGCCGTGCCGGTGGAAACTGA
- a CDS encoding YgaP family membrane protein — MAFDRNVGGIDRLGRALLAVVLTVVALRALTSGRRTTGLLAGLGAVGAGFNATTCFCGLNAALGIDTTSDGE; from the coding sequence ATGGCATTCGATCGGAACGTCGGCGGGATCGACCGCCTCGGCCGCGCACTGCTCGCAGTCGTCCTCACCGTTGTCGCGCTGCGTGCCCTGACGAGCGGGCGCCGAACCACTGGCCTGCTGGCCGGTCTGGGTGCCGTCGGTGCCGGGTTCAACGCGACGACCTGTTTCTGCGGACTCAACGCCGCGCTCGGGATCGACACGACGAGCGACGGGGAGTGA
- a CDS encoding YihY/virulence factor BrkB family protein: MHVSRDRVKRVLLAIVHEVRTEKITFLAGSIAYHAFLSILPLLLLLLAIIQQTRSIALRDSIVQIMQLVLTSQASDVIQQGLAQADTSVSLLGVAILVWGALRIFRGLDTAFSDIYETESANTFVDQLGDGLLLLVTVALAIVGASVLGGLFAVSGDGLLAGVLRRAVTAAGLFLVFYPMYYIFPDADCSFAEVVPGTAFAAVGIAVAQVVFTAFKSGSAGGNLVASILVLLTWLYVVGLVILLGVVINAVLSNRSKDVDIEPVIGGVPRRKGSTEAAVDRGTLLAELDTLSERLRQPGEPVRIEVDGRTVVLERPQAAHVDRTSAVFGLDSSVGLTLRWWPDTDGTE; the protein is encoded by the coding sequence ATGCACGTCAGTCGGGACCGGGTCAAGCGGGTGTTGCTGGCCATCGTCCACGAGGTCAGAACCGAGAAGATCACGTTTCTCGCGGGATCGATCGCCTATCACGCCTTCCTCTCGATCCTCCCGCTGTTGTTGCTGTTGCTGGCGATCATCCAGCAGACGCGGTCGATCGCCCTACGGGACTCGATCGTCCAGATCATGCAACTCGTATTGACGAGCCAGGCCAGCGACGTGATCCAGCAGGGGTTGGCACAGGCTGATACGTCGGTGTCGCTGCTCGGCGTCGCGATCCTCGTCTGGGGTGCCCTGCGGATCTTCCGCGGGCTCGACACCGCGTTCTCGGACATCTACGAGACGGAGAGCGCGAACACGTTCGTCGACCAACTGGGCGACGGCCTGCTGTTGCTCGTGACCGTCGCGCTCGCGATCGTCGGCGCCAGCGTGCTGGGGGGTCTCTTCGCGGTCAGCGGCGACGGGCTGCTCGCGGGGGTGCTCCGACGTGCCGTCACGGCCGCCGGACTCTTTCTGGTCTTCTATCCGATGTACTACATCTTCCCGGACGCGGACTGCTCGTTCGCCGAGGTGGTCCCGGGGACGGCCTTCGCCGCCGTCGGGATCGCCGTCGCACAGGTCGTGTTCACCGCGTTCAAGTCCGGCAGCGCCGGCGGGAACCTCGTCGCGAGCATCCTCGTGTTGCTCACCTGGCTCTACGTCGTCGGACTGGTGATCCTGCTGGGGGTCGTGATCAACGCCGTCCTCTCGAACCGCTCGAAGGACGTCGACATCGAACCGGTCATCGGCGGGGTTCCGCGGCGAAAGGGCTCGACGGAGGCGGCGGTCGACCGGGGGACGCTGCTGGCGGAGCTAGACACCCTCTCCGAACGGCTCCGCCAACCCGGCGAGCCCGTCCGGATCGAGGTCGACGGCCGGACCGTCGTGCTCGAACGGCCACAGGCAGCACACGTCGACCGCACCAGCGCCGTCTTCGGGCTGGATAGCTCGGTGGGCCTGACGCTGCGGTGGTGGCCCGACACCGACGGCACAGAGTGA
- a CDS encoding winged helix-turn-helix domain-containing protein, producing the protein MAGDCDPADVFALLDDEYARSLLAATSHEPMTAPQLSDQCEMSLSTVYRRLDQLETCGLVVAETIPDPDGDHTKTYEAHLDELLVSLEDGEFAVSLSTASTTAEFADAFTDLWEGL; encoded by the coding sequence GTGGCCGGTGACTGTGACCCCGCCGACGTGTTCGCCCTCCTCGACGACGAGTACGCGCGCTCGCTGCTCGCCGCCACGAGTCACGAACCCATGACAGCACCCCAACTCAGCGACCAGTGTGAGATGTCCCTCTCGACGGTGTACCGACGGCTCGACCAGCTCGAAACCTGTGGCCTCGTCGTCGCCGAGACGATCCCCGACCCGGACGGCGACCACACCAAGACCTACGAGGCCCACCTCGACGAACTCCTCGTCAGCTTGGAGGACGGGGAGTTCGCGGTCAGCCTCTCGACGGCTTCGACGACCGCGGAGTTCGCCGACGCCTTCACCGACCTCTGGGAGGGGCTGTGA
- a CDS encoding DUF7521 family protein — MQVAGIPTDVWWLFGRGLMALSLVVGLGIFGLAFYGYRRNDSRSMLFLGSGIVTLTVLSWAGTVFSARYVAPAVIPTVSSLFDLAGMAMILYAIVLARRE, encoded by the coding sequence ATGCAGGTGGCTGGTATCCCGACCGACGTCTGGTGGCTCTTCGGCCGTGGGCTGATGGCGCTGTCGCTGGTGGTCGGGCTCGGTATCTTCGGACTCGCGTTCTACGGCTACCGCCGCAACGACAGCCGCTCGATGCTGTTTCTCGGGAGTGGTATCGTGACGCTGACCGTCTTGAGTTGGGCTGGGACGGTCTTCAGCGCACGGTACGTCGCCCCCGCTGTCATCCCAACTGTCAGCAGTCTGTTCGACCTCGCCGGGATGGCGATGATACTGTACGCGATTGTCCTGGCTCGCAGAGAATAG
- a CDS encoding signal recognition particle protein Srp54 gives MVLDNLGSSLRGTLDDLRGKSRLSEEDIEDIVKEIQRSLLQADVDVSLVQELSDNIETRALDEEPPAGTTPRDWVLRIVYEELVEMVGESTDLPLEEQTIMLAGLYGSGKTTTAAKMAWWFSTKGLRPAIIQTDTDRPGAYDQSKEMADRAEVDFYGDPDEDDPVTIAREGLEATKDADVRIVDTAGRDGLNQELIDQIERIEQAVNPDRNLLVLDAAMGQSAKSQAADFEASIGIDGVVITKLDGTAKGGGALAAVNETDSTIAFLGSGETVKDIERFEPSGFISRLLGMGDLKQLTERVERAMEETGEEEEDWDPEDMMEGAFTLKDMRKQMQTMNNMGPLDQVMDMIPGLGGGLMDQLPDDAMDVTQERMQDFDVIMDSMTEAEMENPRVVGQSRTERIARGSGKPEERVRELLDQHRQMEQMLKQFQGMGDGDMERMMKQMQQGGGGGGGGMGGMGGPGGPFGD, from the coding sequence ATGGTACTCGATAATCTCGGCAGTTCACTCAGGGGGACGTTAGACGACCTCCGGGGGAAGTCACGGCTCTCCGAGGAGGACATCGAGGACATCGTCAAGGAGATCCAGCGGTCGCTGCTCCAGGCCGACGTCGACGTGAGCCTCGTCCAAGAACTCTCGGACAACATCGAGACCCGTGCGTTAGACGAGGAGCCGCCGGCCGGCACGACACCACGGGACTGGGTCCTGCGGATCGTCTACGAGGAACTGGTCGAGATGGTCGGGGAGTCGACGGACCTCCCACTCGAAGAGCAGACGATCATGCTCGCCGGCCTCTACGGGTCGGGGAAGACGACCACCGCCGCCAAGATGGCGTGGTGGTTCTCGACGAAGGGGTTGCGCCCGGCGATCATCCAGACCGACACCGACCGCCCCGGTGCCTACGACCAATCGAAGGAGATGGCCGACCGCGCCGAGGTCGACTTCTACGGCGACCCCGACGAGGACGACCCCGTGACGATCGCCCGGGAGGGTCTGGAAGCGACGAAAGACGCCGACGTCCGCATCGTCGACACGGCCGGTCGTGACGGGCTCAACCAGGAGCTGATCGACCAGATCGAGCGTATCGAGCAGGCGGTGAACCCGGACCGGAACCTGCTCGTCCTGGACGCGGCGATGGGGCAAAGCGCCAAGAGCCAGGCGGCCGATTTCGAGGCCTCGATCGGCATCGACGGCGTCGTCATCACCAAACTCGACGGGACGGCCAAAGGTGGGGGCGCGCTCGCCGCGGTCAACGAGACCGACTCGACCATCGCCTTCCTCGGCTCGGGGGAGACGGTCAAGGACATCGAGCGCTTCGAGCCCTCCGGATTCATCTCCCGGCTGCTGGGGATGGGCGACCTGAAGCAACTCACCGAGCGCGTCGAGCGGGCGATGGAGGAGACGGGCGAGGAGGAAGAGGACTGGGACCCCGAGGACATGATGGAGGGTGCGTTCACCCTCAAGGACATGCGCAAGCAGATGCAGACGATGAACAACATGGGGCCGCTGGACCAGGTGATGGACATGATCCCGGGCCTGGGCGGGGGGCTCATGGACCAGCTCCCGGACGACGCGATGGACGTGACCCAGGAGCGGATGCAGGACTTCGACGTCATCATGGACTCGATGACCGAAGCGGAGATGGAGAACCCCCGCGTCGTCGGCCAGTCCCGGACCGAACGCATCGCTCGGGGATCGGGCAAGCCCGAAGAGCGGGTGCGCGAACTGCTCGACCAACACCGCCAGATGGAACAGATGCTCAAGCAGTTCCAGGGGATGGGCGACGGCGACATGGAACGGATGATGAAACAGATGCAACAGGGCGGCGGTGGCGGCGGTGGCGGTATGGGCGGCATGGGCGGTCCCGGCGGTCCGTTCGGGGACTGA
- a CDS encoding AEC family transporter, with amino-acid sequence MDAAAGRFVYLLGMLAVGVGARSLGLLDEHRRDRLNALAFYVVLPSLIFVSTYDRALATLLSPELVFGVFVVLFATVGLAWLIHRRRSRTDRRGVAVVQSYHSNLGYLGLPLVAATFGPDATATAGLLLGLVTLTQVPVTVWVLVTVADAEVSVLDQVRELVTNPVLIALALGIVVAWFGLGVPAAVVTPLSLVGELALPVALILVGSALELDQSIVDPTATASVVALKLCWMPLAAWLTFSTLGVDSAVFTASVFMLGMPTAVSTFVYATELGGDAEFASLNVFATTLASVGTSFVLILLLG; translated from the coding sequence ATGGACGCGGCCGCCGGTCGGTTCGTGTATCTGCTGGGGATGCTCGCGGTGGGCGTCGGCGCCCGCTCCCTCGGGCTCCTCGACGAGCACCGGCGCGACCGGCTCAACGCTCTCGCCTTCTACGTCGTCCTCCCGTCGCTGATCTTCGTCTCGACGTACGACCGGGCGCTGGCGACGCTGTTGTCGCCGGAACTCGTCTTCGGCGTCTTCGTCGTCCTCTTTGCCACCGTCGGTCTGGCCTGGCTGATCCACCGCCGGCGGAGCCGGACCGATCGCCGCGGGGTCGCGGTCGTCCAGTCGTACCACTCGAACCTGGGGTATCTGGGGCTGCCCCTCGTCGCCGCGACCTTCGGCCCCGACGCCACCGCGACCGCCGGCCTCCTGCTCGGCCTCGTCACGCTCACACAGGTGCCCGTCACGGTCTGGGTGCTGGTCACCGTCGCCGACGCGGAGGTGTCGGTACTCGATCAGGTGCGCGAACTGGTCACCAACCCCGTGCTGATCGCCCTGGCGCTCGGTATCGTCGTCGCGTGGTTCGGTCTCGGCGTTCCCGCCGCCGTCGTGACGCCCCTCTCGCTCGTGGGCGAGCTAGCGCTGCCGGTCGCGCTGATCCTCGTCGGCTCGGCACTGGAACTCGACCAGTCCATCGTCGACCCAACGGCGACGGCGAGCGTCGTCGCGCTCAAACTCTGTTGGATGCCCCTTGCGGCCTGGCTCACCTTCTCGACGCTGGGGGTCGATTCGGCCGTCTTCACTGCGAGCGTCTTCATGCTGGGGATGCCCACGGCCGTCTCGACGTTCGTCTACGCGACGGAACTGGGCGGGGACGCCGAGTTCGCCTCGCTGAACGTCTTCGCGACGACGCTTGCCTCGGTCGGAACCTCGTTCGTCCTCATCCTCCTGCTGGGGTGA
- a CDS encoding cupin domain-containing protein, with product MAYHTLDPDALPETDDYPCDRRGLSDAAELHALHAATYAMDPGEQLPRTYHYHEQREELFYVLDGTLHVETPDGEFVVPADQVFVAEPESAHRAYNPADADGPVRVLGVGAPKTDIAFPYDPDE from the coding sequence ATGGCCTACCACACGCTCGATCCCGATGCCTTGCCCGAGACCGACGACTACCCCTGTGACCGGCGGGGGCTCTCCGACGCCGCCGAGTTACACGCCTTGCACGCCGCAACCTACGCCATGGACCCAGGCGAGCAGTTGCCCCGGACGTATCACTACCACGAGCAACGCGAAGAGCTGTTCTACGTCCTCGACGGGACGCTTCACGTCGAGACACCCGACGGGGAGTTCGTCGTCCCCGCCGACCAGGTATTCGTCGCCGAGCCGGAGAGCGCCCACCGGGCGTACAACCCCGCGGACGCCGACGGTCCAGTCCGGGTGCTGGGCGTCGGCGCCCCCAAGACCGACATCGCATTCCCCTACGACCCCGACGAGTGA
- a CDS encoding bifunctional 4-hydroxy-2-oxoglutarate aldolase/2-dehydro-3-deoxy-phosphogluconate aldolase encodes MTSKQETQQRLIDSGVTAVLRGIPEDQMVDVATAIHEGGVTALELTADAKRCSDMIAAVDKELDDTDAVIGAGTVMDAAAARNVIEAGAEFVLAPNLNEDVIDVCNREGVVCIPGVMTPTEAAQAMEAGADILKMFPASTVGPGHIGALQGPLGDVPIMPTGGVSTDNVADYFDAGAVAVGAGSALVDYEAIENDDMDGVRESAAAFVEAVEAARE; translated from the coding sequence ATGACGAGCAAACAGGAGACCCAGCAGCGACTCATCGACAGCGGCGTCACAGCCGTCCTCCGTGGCATCCCCGAGGACCAGATGGTCGACGTAGCGACGGCGATCCACGAGGGCGGGGTCACCGCGCTCGAACTCACCGCCGACGCCAAGCGGTGTTCGGACATGATCGCCGCCGTCGACAAGGAACTGGACGACACGGACGCCGTCATCGGTGCCGGCACCGTCATGGACGCTGCCGCGGCCCGCAACGTCATCGAGGCCGGCGCGGAGTTCGTCCTGGCCCCGAACCTCAACGAGGACGTCATCGACGTCTGCAACCGCGAGGGGGTCGTCTGTATCCCCGGCGTGATGACGCCGACCGAGGCCGCCCAGGCGATGGAGGCCGGTGCGGACATCCTGAAGATGTTCCCCGCCTCGACGGTGGGGCCGGGTCACATCGGCGCGCTCCAGGGACCGCTCGGCGACGTGCCGATCATGCCCACCGGCGGCGTCTCGACGGACAACGTCGCGGACTACTTCGACGCCGGCGCGGTCGCGGTCGGGGCCGGCTCGGCGCTGGTCGACTACGAGGCCATCGAGAACGACGACATGGACGGCGTCCGCGAGAGCGCCGCCGCGTTCGTCGAGGCCGTCGAGGCCGCCCGCGAGTAG
- the aglM gene encoding UDP-glucose 6-dehydrogenase AglM yields the protein MHVSIVGSGYVGTTVAACLADFGHEVTNVDIDEGIVAAINDGESPIHEPGLDELVAEHGGDRLQATTDYGVVPETDLTMLALPTPSNEDGSIDLAYMEAGAESVGKALAAAETGDDPHLVVTKSTVIPTTTERRLAPAIADAGLERGTDFLVASNPEFQREGTAVEDFRNPDKLVFGADDDRAFATLRDLYAPLVAAADDEVPVVETGIAEAEMIKYANNTFLASKVSLINDIGNICKVFGVDAYEVAEAIGLDDRIGEQFLRSGVGWGGSCFPKDTDAIIAAARERGYDPVVLSAAVELNDAQPGRLLSLLDDHVDVSGKRVAVLGLAFKPGTDDIRNTRAVPIIEGLLERGADVVAYDPVATENMRERYPDIEYADSAAAALEGASGAVVVTDWDEFAALDDEFDAMADPVVVDGRRIVEPRDGITYEGLTW from the coding sequence ATGCACGTAAGCATCGTCGGCAGCGGCTACGTCGGGACGACGGTCGCGGCCTGTCTCGCGGACTTCGGCCACGAGGTCACGAACGTCGACATCGACGAGGGGATCGTCGCCGCCATCAACGACGGCGAGTCGCCGATCCACGAACCGGGGCTGGACGAACTCGTAGCCGAACACGGCGGCGACCGCCTGCAAGCGACGACCGACTACGGCGTCGTCCCGGAGACGGACCTGACGATGCTCGCGCTCCCGACCCCCTCGAACGAGGACGGGAGCATCGACCTCGCCTACATGGAGGCCGGCGCGGAATCCGTCGGCAAGGCTCTGGCCGCCGCCGAGACCGGCGACGACCCCCACCTCGTCGTCACCAAGTCGACGGTGATCCCGACGACGACCGAACGGCGGCTCGCGCCGGCGATCGCCGACGCGGGCCTCGAACGCGGTACCGACTTCCTGGTCGCCTCGAACCCCGAGTTCCAGCGGGAGGGAACTGCCGTCGAGGACTTTCGCAACCCCGACAAACTCGTCTTCGGCGCCGACGACGACCGCGCGTTCGCAACCTTACGGGATCTGTACGCGCCGCTGGTCGCGGCTGCCGACGACGAGGTCCCCGTCGTCGAGACCGGCATCGCCGAGGCCGAGATGATCAAGTACGCCAACAACACGTTCCTCGCGAGCAAGGTCAGCCTCATCAACGACATCGGGAACATCTGCAAGGTGTTCGGCGTCGACGCCTACGAGGTCGCCGAGGCGATCGGGCTGGACGACCGCATCGGCGAACAGTTCCTCCGCAGCGGCGTGGGGTGGGGGGGTAGCTGCTTCCCGAAAGACACGGATGCGATTATCGCTGCGGCCCGCGAACGCGGCTACGACCCGGTCGTCCTCTCGGCGGCAGTCGAGCTGAACGACGCCCAGCCCGGCCGACTCCTCTCCTTGCTCGACGACCACGTCGACGTCTCGGGCAAGCGCGTGGCCGTTCTGGGACTGGCGTTCAAACCTGGAACCGACGATATCCGGAACACGCGGGCGGTCCCGATCATCGAGGGCCTTCTGGAGCGGGGTGCCGACGTGGTCGCCTACGATCCCGTCGCCACCGAGAACATGCGCGAACGGTATCCGGACATCGAGTACGCCGACTCGGCGGCAGCGGCACTGGAGGGGGCTTCGGGCGCGGTCGTCGTCACCGACTGGGACGAGTTCGCGGCGCTGGACGACGAGTTCGACGCGATGGCCGATCCCGTCGTCGTCGACGGCCGACGGATCGTCGAACCCCGTGACGGCATCACCTACGAAGGGCTGACCTGGTAG
- a CDS encoding metal-dependent hydrolase yields the protein MAELLTHVLVPYVLLTIAGWRVEFDRRWVPVAMGGAAIPDLSKIAIVLDSKTVEQAIGHGFTWSPISSLAGVLVIGAAISLLFGDRLRRRAYAALLFGGTSALVVDGLRVFADGRSNFWLYPIYWRPPTPSLYVTSDSRVTVVAVSVAVAVFLLDRYVSASREHASTA from the coding sequence ATGGCTGAGTTGCTCACGCACGTCCTCGTTCCGTACGTGCTCCTCACGATCGCGGGCTGGCGCGTCGAGTTCGACCGGCGCTGGGTTCCCGTCGCGATGGGCGGGGCCGCGATTCCCGATCTGAGTAAGATAGCCATCGTCCTCGATTCGAAGACGGTCGAGCAGGCGATCGGCCACGGTTTCACCTGGTCGCCGATCAGTTCGCTGGCCGGCGTGCTCGTCATCGGAGCGGCGATCAGCCTGCTGTTCGGCGATAGATTACGTCGTCGTGCGTACGCCGCGTTGCTGTTCGGTGGCACCAGCGCGCTCGTCGTCGACGGGCTTCGGGTGTTCGCCGACGGACGGAGCAACTTCTGGCTGTATCCGATCTACTGGCGACCGCCGACGCCGAGCCTCTACGTCACGTCCGATAGCCGTGTCACGGTCGTCGCGGTGAGCGTCGCAGTCGCGGTCTTCCTGCTCGACCGGTACGTCTCGGCGAGCCGTGAGCACGCCTCGACGGCGTGA
- a CDS encoding type IV pilin N-terminal domain-containing protein → MDLKQLFNDDDAVSPVIGVILMVAITVILAAVIASFVLGLGDQTQNATPQASFSFDYETGSPNSLSVTHDGGDTINGDELYIRGRLSGSATNANLQWSNFGGGGTEVSAGQGITIDGTGPASAAPDGTYDIRVIYESAEGDSSATLGQDSGPEA, encoded by the coding sequence ATGGATCTGAAGCAACTGTTCAACGACGATGATGCCGTTTCGCCGGTTATCGGCGTCATCCTGATGGTCGCGATCACGGTCATCCTCGCTGCAGTAATCGCATCGTTCGTCCTCGGGCTCGGGGACCAGACACAGAACGCCACGCCACAGGCCAGCTTCTCGTTCGACTACGAGACTGGAAGCCCTAACTCGTTGAGTGTTACCCACGACGGCGGTGACACGATTAACGGAGACGAACTGTACATCCGTGGACGGCTTTCGGGTAGCGCTACCAACGCGAATTTGCAATGGAGTAATTTCGGTGGTGGTGGCACTGAAGTCAGTGCTGGCCAAGGAATTACTATCGACGGTACTGGTCCTGCCTCGGCCGCTCCGGACGGAACCTATGATATCCGAGTTATCTATGAGTCCGCTGAAGGCGACTCCTCGGCCACGCTCGGCCAGGACTCCGGTCCCGAAGCATAA
- the trmY gene encoding tRNA (pseudouridine(54)-N(1))-methyltransferase TrmY: MRQFVVVGHDAPTTPEFSLDDLAGGAGRLDVLCRCVTSAFFLSHAIREAVRTHLVLADEYTITFEGADLRRLNPDERSTAALVRNALEEREEAIGHIPVETSPGVSLVRRGFEGTIEAVADEGTVVQLHGDGDPVVDVATPTAPVFVLSDHHDFRETEAEMLAEYADERVSLGPERLHADHAITVAHNYLDTDGFTTY, encoded by the coding sequence ATGCGCCAGTTCGTCGTCGTCGGCCACGACGCGCCGACAACGCCGGAGTTCTCGCTCGACGACCTCGCAGGTGGAGCCGGCCGTCTCGACGTTCTTTGCCGGTGTGTCACGAGCGCGTTCTTCCTGAGCCACGCCATTCGGGAGGCCGTCAGGACACACCTGGTCCTGGCCGACGAGTACACGATCACCTTTGAGGGTGCCGACCTGCGTCGGCTCAACCCCGACGAGCGTTCGACGGCCGCACTCGTACGCAACGCGCTCGAAGAACGCGAGGAGGCTATCGGCCATATTCCGGTCGAGACCTCACCGGGTGTCTCGCTCGTCCGACGTGGATTCGAGGGGACGATCGAGGCCGTCGCCGACGAGGGGACGGTCGTCCAACTCCACGGTGACGGCGACCCAGTCGTCGACGTGGCGACGCCGACAGCTCCCGTCTTCGTCCTCTCGGACCACCACGATTTCCGCGAGACGGAGGCCGAGATGCTGGCCGAGTACGCCGACGAACGGGTTTCGCTCGGTCCCGAACGGCTCCACGCGGACCACGCGATCACCGTCGCGCACAACTATCTCGATACGGACGGGTTCACGACGTACTGA